One part of the Anguilla anguilla isolate fAngAng1 chromosome 11, fAngAng1.pri, whole genome shotgun sequence genome encodes these proteins:
- the ndufb11 gene encoding NADH dehydrogenase [ubiquinone] 1 beta subcomplex subunit 11, mitochondrial, with protein MAVRLLRTWPALSQIRLGSVGPARFVSQTPSSGAAGTTTVSDLQPAHAKDSHGHAEVSVYEKNPDYHGFSQDPHADQWNMRLAFFCGVSVAIVIGGTFIHYLPDPGMRQWARREAERLIKQREAEGLPLIEENYYDPSKITLPSAGGEE; from the exons ATGGCCGTACGGTTGCTGCGGACTTGGCCCGCATTGTCCCAGATTCGCCTGGGGTCTGTGGGCCCGGCTCGGTTCGTGTCTCAAACACCATCCTCGGGTGCTGCTGGCACCACGACGGTATCAGACCTACAACCCGCCCACGCCAAGGACAGCCATGGACACGCAGAGGTCAGCGTCTACGAGAAG AATCCAGACTACCATGGCTTCTCCCAGGACCCCCATGCGGACCAGTGGAACATGCGGTTGGCCTTCTTTTGTGGCGTCTCGGTGGCCATTGTTATTGGGGGCACATTCATCCACTATCTACCTGACCCTGG TATGAGGCAGTGGGCCCGGAGGGAAGCAGAGAGGTTGATCAAACAGCGAGAGGCAGAAGGCCTTCCCCTCATAGAAGAGAACTACTATGACCCCAGCAAGATcacactgccatctgctggaggagaggagtaA
- the LOC118208045 gene encoding ubiquitin-like modifier-activating enzyme 1 translates to MSSSPLSKKRRVSGSETKTVPHCSSSYSVRSQPTHTPENGMANNGNEAEIDEGLYSRQLYVLGHDAMKRMQNSNVLISGMRGLGVEIAKNVILGGVKSVTVHDQGAAEWRDLSSQFYLREGDLGQNRAEVSQPRLAELNSYVPVTAYTGPLTDDFLSAFQVVVLTNSGLEEQLRIGEQCHSKGVKLVVADTRGLFGQLFCDFGDMVVYDTNGEQPLSTMVSMVTKDSVGVVTCLDEARHGFESGDHVTFSEVQGMTELNGCKPKEIKVLGPYTFSIGDTSELSQYVRGGIVSQVKMPKEMSFKSLSASMSAPEFVLTDFAKFERPGQLHVGFQALHAFQDKHGRLPKPWNQADADELVGLSNTVNASQSDGAKLEQLDEGLLRKLAYLAAGDLAPVNAFIGGLAAQEVMKACTGKFMPIVQWLYFDALECLPEADGATLSEEECAPRNGRYDGQIAVFGTRLQDELAKQRYFLVGAGAIGCELLKNFAMIGLASGEGEVIVTDMDTIEKSNLNRQFLFRPSDVTRMKSETAAAAVRQMNPSIRITGHQNRVGPDTEKVYDDEFLEGLHGVANALDNVDARMYMDRRCVYYRKPLLESGTLGTKGNVQVVIPFLTESYSSSQDPPEKSIPICTLKNFPNAIEHTLQWARDEFEGLFKQPAENAMQYLTDPKFMERTLKLPGAQPLEVLEAVHRSLVVERPRDWADCVAWARNHWQCQYSNNIRQLLHNFPPEQLTSSGAPFWSGPKRCPHPLEFSTSNDLHMDYVLSAASLFAQTYGISPCRDRAALARLLNEVDVPVFTPRSGVKIHVSDQELQSANASVDDSRLEELKSQLPSTEAATQIRLFPAEFEKDDDTNFHMDFIVAASNLRAENYDIPPADRHKSKLIAGKIIPAIATTTAAVVGLVCLELLKLVQGHRRLESYKNGFMNLALPFFAFSEPIAAPKHKYYETEWTLWDRFEVRGVQPSGEEMTLRQFLDYFKNEHKLEITMLSQGVSMLYSFFMPAAKLKERLEMPMTEIVTKVSKKKLGKHIGALVFELCCNDDTDEDVEVPYVRYTIR, encoded by the exons ATGTCCAGCTCCCCGCTGTCCAAGAAGCGTCGCGTGTCAGGATCCGAGACCAAGACGGTGCCACActgctcctcctcctactcTGTCAGAAGTCAACCGACCCACACTCCTGAGAAC GGCATGGCTAACAATGGTAACGAAGCGGAGATCGATGAAGGCCTCTACTCCCGGCAGCT CTACGTGCTCGGACACGACGCCATGAAGCGCATGCAGAACTCCAACGTGCTGATCTCGGGCATGCGGGGCCTGGGCGTGGAGATCGCCAAGAACGTCATACTGGGCGGCGTGAAGTCCGTGACCGTCCACGACCAGGGCGCCGCCGAGTGGAGGGACCTCTCCTCGCAG TTCTACCTGCGCGAGGGGGACCTGGGACAGAACCGGGCCGAAGTGAGCCAGCCGCGCCTCGCCGAGCTCAACAGCTACGTGCCGGTGACCGCCTACACCGGGCCGCTCACCGACGACTTCCTGTCCGCCTTCCAG GTCGTGGTTCTGACCAACTCCggcctggaggagcagctgcgCATTGGAGAGCAGTGCCACAGCAAAGGCGTCAAGCTGGTCGTCGCGGACACGCGGGGCCTCTTCGG GCAGCTGTTCTGTGATTTTGGGGACATGGTCGTGTACGACACCAACGGTGAGCAGCCCCTCAGTACCATGGTCTCCATGGTCACCAAG GATAGCGTGGGTGTGGTGACGTGCCTGGACGAGGCTCGGCACGGGTTCGAGAGCGGTGATCACGTGACTTTCAGTGAGGTGCAGGGCATGACCGAGCTGAACGGCTGCAAGCCCAAAGAGATCAAAGTTCTGG GTCCCTACACCTTCAGTATCGGCGACACCAGCGAGCTCTCGCAGTATGTGAGAGGAGGCATCGTCTCCCAGGTCAAGATGCCCAAGGAGATGAGCTTT AAATCCTTGTCGGCCTCCATGTCGGCTCCCGAGTTTGTGCTGACGGACTTCGCCAAGTTTGAGCGACCGGGCCAGCTGCACGTAGGATTCCAGGCCCTGCACGCCTTCCAGGACAAACATGGCCGCCTCCCCAAGCCCTGGAACCAG GCGGACGCAGATGAGCTGGTGGGCCTGTCCAACACAGTAAATGCCTCTCAGTCAGACGGGGCCAAACTGGAGCAGCTGGATGAAGGTCTGCTGAGGAAGCTAGCCTACCTGGCCGCAGGTGATCTAGCCCCAGTCAATGCCTTCATTGGGGGCCTGGCTGCGCAGGAGGTCATGAAG GCCTGCACAGGGAAGTTCATGCCCATCGTGCAGTGGCTGTATTTTGATGCGCTGGAGTGTCTGCCCGAGGCTGACGGTGCGACGCTGTCTGAGGAGGAGTGCGCCCCT AGGAACGGTCGCTATGACGGCCAGATTGCCGTGTTTGGTACCAGGCTGCAGGACGAGCTGGCCAAGCAGAGATACTTCCTG GTGGGAGCGGGTGCCATTGGCTGCGAGTTGCTGAAGAACTTTGCTATGATTGGCTTGGCCAGCGGCGAGGGCGAGGTCATCGTCACCGACATGGACACCATAGAGAAGTCCAACCTGAACCGGCAGTTCCTCTTCCGTCCCTCAGACGTAACG AGGATGAAAAGtgaaactgcagcagctgcagtccGGCAGATGAATCCGTCCATCCGCATCACCGGCCACCAGAACCGGGTCGGACCCGACACCGAGAAGGTCTACGATGACGAGTTTCTGGAGGGGCTGCACGGTGTCGCCAATGCCCTGGACAACGTCGATGCGC GTATGTACATGGACCGCAGGTGTGTGTACTACCGGAAGCCGCTGCTGGAGTCGGGCACGCTGGGCACTAAGGGCAACGTGCAGGTGGTCATCCCCTTCCTCACAGAGTCCTACAGCTCCAGCCAGGACCCCCCGGAGAAGTCCATCCCCATCTGCACCCTCAAGAACTTCCCCAACGCCATCGAGCACACGCTGCAG tgGGCTCGTGACGAGTTTGAGGGTCTGTTTAAGCAGCCAGCGGAGAACGCCATGCAGTACCTGAC AGACCCCAAGTTCATGGAGCGGACGCTGAAGCTGCCGGGGGCCCAGCCGCTGGAGGTGCTGGAGGCGGTGCACCGCAGCCTGGTGGTGGAGAGGCCGCGGGACTGGGCCGACTGCGTGGCCTGGGCCCGCAACCACTGGCAGTGCCAGTACAGCAACAACATCCGGCAGCTGCTGCACAACTTCCCGCCCGAACAG ctTACCAGTTCTGGTGCCCCCTTCTGGTCAGGTCCGAAGAGATGTCCCCATCCTCTGGAGTTCAGCACCAGCAAT GACCTGCACATGGACTACGTCCTGTCCGCGGCCAGCCTGTTCGCCCAGACGTACGGCATCTCCCCGTGCCGCGACCGGGCGGCCCTGGCGCGCCTGCTCAACGAGGTGGACGTGCCCGTCTTCACGCCCCGCTCCGGCGTCAAGATCCACGTGTCCGACCAGGAGCTGCAGAGCGCCAACGCGTCCGTGG ACGACTCCCGCCTGGAGGAGCTGAAATCCCAGCTGCCCAGCACGGAGGCGGCCACCCAGATCAGACTCTTCCCCGCTGAGTTTGAGAAG GACGACGACACAAACTTCCACATGGACTTCATTGTGGCAGCGTCCAATCTCAGAGCAGAGAACTACGACATCCCACCTGCTGACCGGCACAAG AGCAAACTGATCGCCGGAAAGATCATCCCGGCCATCGCCACGACGACGGCGGCGGTGGTGGGCCTGGTGTGCCTGGAGCTCCTGAAGCTGGTGCAGGGGCACCGCCGGCTGGAGTCCTACAAGAACGGCTTCATGAACCTGGCCCTGCCCTTCTTCGCCTTCTCCGAGCCAATCGCCGCGCCCAAACACAag TATTACGAGACGGAGTGGACGTTATGGGACCGTTTCGAGGTGAGGGGGGTCCAGCCCAGCGGGGAGGAGATGACGCTCCGGCAGTTCCTGGATTACTTTAAG AACGAACACAAGCTGGAGATCACCATGCTGTCGCAGGGCGTGTCCATGCTCTATTCTTTCTTCATGCCGGCTGCCAAACTCAAGGAAAGGCTGGAGATGCC GATGACGGAAATCGTGACCAAAGTTTCCAAGAAGAAGCTGGGGAAGCACATCGGCGCTCTTGTGTTTGAGCTGTGCTGTAACGACGACACTGACGAGGACGTGGAGGTGCCCTACGTCAGATACACCATTCGCTGA